In Granulicella cerasi, the following proteins share a genomic window:
- a CDS encoding ParB/RepB/Spo0J family partition protein, giving the protein MQDSSPFQYIAIDQISESKTNPRQTFDQAKLEELAASIRPHGLIQPIVVRPKEKGFEIVAGARRFRACQLAEEFSVPAHIKELNDAEAVEWQLVENSQRVDVHPYEEAQGFQRLLDVPGYDVAALVEKSGKSASHIYARLSLLQLIPTVAEAFVQERITASHANLIARLPQEHQAIAFENCWRKDWQDKEAHLLPAKHLSAWI; this is encoded by the coding sequence ATGCAGGACAGCAGCCCGTTTCAATACATCGCCATCGACCAGATTTCCGAATCCAAGACCAACCCACGGCAGACATTCGACCAGGCCAAGCTGGAGGAGCTCGCCGCCTCCATCAGGCCCCACGGCCTCATTCAGCCCATCGTTGTTCGCCCAAAAGAGAAAGGCTTCGAAATAGTCGCAGGAGCCCGCCGCTTTCGCGCTTGCCAGCTTGCGGAGGAGTTTTCAGTTCCCGCGCACATCAAGGAACTGAACGATGCCGAAGCCGTCGAGTGGCAGCTTGTCGAGAACTCGCAGCGGGTGGACGTTCATCCCTACGAGGAAGCGCAAGGCTTCCAGCGTCTGTTGGATGTCCCAGGCTATGACGTTGCCGCCTTGGTCGAGAAGTCCGGCAAGAGCGCCAGCCACATCTACGCGCGTCTCAGCCTGTTACAACTCATCCCCACCGTTGCCGAGGCATTCGTACAGGAACGCATCACCGCCAGCCACGCCAATCTCATCGCCCGTTTGCCTCAGGAGCATCAGGCGATAGCGTTCGAGAACTGCTGGCGCAAGGACTGGCAGGACAAGGAAGCGCACCTGCTTCCAGCCAAGCACCTTTCGGCGTGGATTTAG
- a CDS encoding DUF6908 domain-containing protein, with the protein MKTILSILKRAGGWRPSLHVRIENPPYLPLVIEAVDESGPLGLPALSVAHYGEQNGDAMRDPEMCFELGYAGGAHLIPYYWRNDYVAVEQVSRAIVRDHYVALLELGKQHERFAATWDNNLRLQGYEEAFTDKCILG; encoded by the coding sequence ATGAAAACCATTCTCTCCATCCTCAAGAGAGCGGGCGGCTGGCGTCCGAGCCTGCACGTCCGCATCGAGAATCCGCCCTACCTGCCGCTTGTCATTGAAGCCGTCGACGAATCCGGCCCCCTCGGTCTACCGGCCCTTTCCGTTGCGCACTACGGCGAACAGAACGGCGACGCTATGCGTGACCCGGAGATGTGTTTCGAGCTTGGGTATGCAGGTGGTGCACACCTGATTCCGTACTACTGGCGCAACGATTACGTTGCCGTCGAGCAGGTCTCCCGCGCCATCGTCCGCGACCACTACGTCGCCCTGTTGGAACTCGGCAAGCAGCACGAGAGATTCGCCGCCACATGGGACAACAACCTGCGCTTGCAGGGATACGAAGAGGCTTTCACGGACAAGTGCATTCTCGGCTAG
- a CDS encoding type II restriction endonuclease codes for MTSPYCERAIEDALKHGNALLKFISRNNVGLTGSHECGFYLPKIVHGLFTPHGPEKGANSKHDLTITWQDGRVTESVITFYGNKTRSEYRLTRFGKDFPFLNEGVVGDMLVLISTAPGEALAYVLDFDEDIEEIQSTLGVDAFGKWGVFIDGAPATEENEDACVERRIRQFSAGFTSFPPNDVFSAATLDILKGCSKKFSKKPLDLVLVEAYSTEYELFRAVERIVCQNDVSGRLFKDIDDFLKVAGSIMNRRKSRAGRSFENHVHAILEAAKVPHKMRPDLGPDGTPDIIIPSQEAYLDPSCPPEKLMVVGLKTTCKDRWRQVTQEGLKVPRKHLITLQQGVTATQLKQMEAANVSLVVPTPFHKHYPSDGVVQPLTMESFVEAARRLTIRD; via the coding sequence GTGACAAGCCCGTACTGCGAAAGAGCAATTGAAGATGCGCTGAAGCATGGCAACGCGCTGTTGAAGTTCATTTCTCGCAACAACGTCGGCTTGACCGGTAGTCATGAGTGCGGCTTCTATCTACCGAAGATCGTCCACGGGCTTTTTACACCTCACGGACCGGAGAAGGGTGCCAACAGCAAGCACGATCTCACAATCACTTGGCAGGATGGGCGAGTGACCGAATCGGTCATCACCTTCTACGGCAACAAGACTCGGTCGGAATACCGGCTCACCCGATTCGGCAAGGACTTCCCCTTTCTAAACGAAGGCGTTGTTGGTGACATGCTCGTGCTGATTTCGACTGCGCCGGGCGAAGCACTGGCCTACGTCCTTGATTTCGACGAGGACATCGAAGAGATCCAGTCGACTTTGGGCGTTGATGCTTTTGGGAAGTGGGGTGTCTTTATCGATGGAGCCCCCGCCACGGAAGAGAATGAAGATGCGTGCGTTGAGCGGCGGATCAGACAGTTCTCGGCTGGCTTCACATCGTTTCCTCCTAACGATGTGTTCTCGGCTGCGACTTTGGACATTCTGAAAGGCTGCTCGAAGAAGTTCTCAAAGAAGCCTCTGGATTTGGTGCTGGTTGAGGCCTACAGCACCGAGTACGAGCTATTCCGTGCAGTGGAACGTATTGTCTGCCAGAACGATGTGAGCGGTCGTCTCTTCAAGGACATTGACGACTTCCTGAAAGTGGCGGGCAGCATCATGAACCGCCGCAAGAGCCGTGCCGGCAGATCATTCGAGAATCACGTCCACGCGATTCTCGAAGCGGCCAAAGTACCGCATAAGATGCGCCCGGACCTTGGACCTGATGGGACACCAGACATCATCATTCCGAGCCAAGAAGCATACCTAGATCCCTCGTGTCCGCCAGAGAAGCTAATGGTGGTTGGCCTCAAGACGACTTGCAAGGATCGCTGGCGTCAGGTCACTCAGGAAGGGCTCAAGGTACCGCGAAAGCATCTCATCACCCTCCAGCAGGGCGTGACGGCGACGCAACTGAAGCAGATGGAAGCTGCGAATGTATCGCTGGTCGTTCCTACTCCCTTCCACAAGCATTATCCCTCCGATGGAGTCGTGCAGCCTCTAACAATGGAAAGCTTCGTCGAGGCTGCCCGGCGTCTAACGATTCGTGACTGA
- a CDS encoding deoxyguanosinetriphosphate triphosphohydrolase family protein, giving the protein MSYDLQRLGVFGAEEQRLALREHPAPLVVDGRTPFERDRDRIVQARAFRRLAGKTQVFTSRASDHFRSRLTHTIEVAQVARHVAKALGLNVDLAETLALVHDIGHPPFGHAGERALDKCLQQHGLRFDHNIHALRIVERFEQRYAGHRGLNLTLGTREGIIKHSRDYSAVTHPELAQYFLDEMPPLEAQLIDLADEIAYLTADLDDGVESGLLDVRHIRDEISILRRSYDAVNRGHTAAEERFVFHDALQTMQKTLIIDLIQTTAKNAREAGCETLEDVRKLGRRIAVFSDQAESERKEEKQYLYNTLYTCDALELEHKKAEEVVTELFQFWMEYPEELPEGYVAEMESEGLARVVADYIAGMTDNFILMQYANVRRFVRSGKLFQTR; this is encoded by the coding sequence GTGAGCTACGACCTACAACGTCTCGGCGTATTCGGTGCAGAAGAACAACGGCTGGCGCTGCGCGAGCATCCTGCGCCGCTTGTCGTTGATGGCCGCACGCCCTTCGAGCGTGATCGTGATCGCATCGTGCAGGCGCGTGCGTTCCGTCGCCTGGCAGGGAAGACGCAGGTCTTCACCAGTCGCGCGAGCGACCACTTCCGCTCACGTCTTACGCACACCATCGAAGTCGCGCAGGTTGCTCGTCACGTTGCAAAAGCGCTCGGCCTGAACGTCGATCTCGCCGAGACGCTTGCACTCGTACACGACATTGGGCATCCGCCGTTTGGCCATGCAGGCGAGCGCGCGCTCGACAAGTGCCTGCAGCAACACGGTCTCCGTTTCGACCACAATATCCACGCGCTGCGCATCGTGGAGCGCTTCGAGCAACGCTACGCGGGGCATCGCGGGCTGAACCTCACGCTCGGTACGCGCGAAGGCATCATCAAGCATTCACGCGATTACAGCGCCGTTACGCATCCCGAGCTTGCACAATATTTCCTCGACGAGATGCCGCCGCTTGAGGCGCAGTTGATCGATCTCGCCGATGAGATTGCGTATCTCACTGCGGACCTTGATGACGGCGTTGAGAGCGGACTGCTCGACGTGCGTCACATCCGCGATGAGATCAGCATCCTGCGTCGCAGCTACGATGCCGTGAACCGCGGACATACCGCTGCGGAAGAACGCTTCGTCTTCCACGACGCTCTGCAGACGATGCAGAAGACGCTCATCATCGATCTCATTCAGACCACTGCAAAGAACGCGCGTGAGGCTGGTTGCGAAACGCTCGAGGATGTTCGTAAGCTGGGCCGACGCATCGCCGTTTTCTCAGACCAGGCGGAGAGTGAGCGCAAAGAAGAGAAGCAGTATTTGTACAACACGCTCTACACTTGCGATGCGCTTGAACTCGAGCACAAGAAGGCTGAAGAGGTCGTTACTGAACTCTTCCAATTCTGGATGGAGTATCCCGAAGAACTGCCTGAGGGCTACGTCGCGGAGATGGAGTCCGAGGGGTTGGCGCGCGTCGTGGCTGATTACATTGCGGGCATGACGGACAACTTTATCCTGATGCAGTATGCCAATGTGCGTCGATTTGTTCGCTCTGGCAAGCTGTTTCAAACTCGCTAA
- a CDS encoding ATP-binding protein yields MSESFQSHSSTFRPRARLLQLLGDQLIGSARLAVFELVKNAYDADASKVSVEIGGLGTDEPTISVTDDGEGMSLSTLTDIWLVPGHENREVQRQRLIRSPKFHRLPLGEKGVGRFAVHKLGNSIELVTRHAGCRECVVRIDWNQIISKPFLSEAPVQIEERSPQVFTGQRTGTQITISDLRQKHWSRGDIRRLQRQITTIVSPFDEPGSFSAVLEVPGRELWIAGIPDVGTILSRATWKFSFELIDGEYNWFYQFLRIPLLRLEGRELVGTGEKLLLPPSTKRDKVTATADFQEGIGPVSGDFYVYDRDRDYLRLLTESKLVTDYLDENGGVRVYRDGIRVYNYGEPTDDWLGLDMRRVNTPTRSISRNIIIGAINLQLDSSQALVEKTNREGFVEDQALLHLKDIVLGALMTLEVERQKDKEAIRSLTGKASDIETEKIRQPLNELRRAIRREGLEGKLFKYVDKIELDYEDMQRTLLHAGMAGINLGVVFHEVERGVKTLHRAIQMGENRQTVQEQSEGLMGLLDGFATILRRDDGAVQSAKKVIDRARRNNSLRFNHHRVRFEAPILEGGLGDFDAQMSFGLVVGAVGNLIDNALYWVRVRWPDVPAKSQMTPRKIYAGITNELEEGPAIIIADNGPGLKDAPDRVVSPFYTRRPGGMGLGLYYVNMVMQLSGGSLRFLEPGEIDLPEGYDGTIAALIFGEKR; encoded by the coding sequence TTGAGCGAATCTTTCCAAAGTCATAGTTCTACGTTTCGGCCCCGCGCGCGACTTCTGCAGCTGCTCGGAGACCAGCTGATTGGCAGTGCTCGCTTAGCGGTCTTCGAATTGGTAAAAAACGCTTATGACGCCGATGCTTCCAAAGTGTCAGTAGAAATAGGAGGGTTGGGAACAGACGAGCCAACGATCTCGGTGACAGACGACGGAGAAGGAATGTCCCTATCAACTTTAACGGACATCTGGTTGGTACCGGGCCACGAAAATCGAGAAGTACAGCGTCAGCGGCTAATACGCAGTCCGAAGTTCCACCGTCTGCCTCTAGGTGAGAAAGGCGTTGGAAGATTTGCAGTTCATAAACTCGGTAATTCGATTGAATTGGTCACGAGGCATGCAGGTTGCAGAGAGTGTGTCGTGAGAATCGATTGGAATCAGATAATCTCCAAACCGTTCCTTTCCGAAGCACCTGTGCAGATTGAAGAACGTTCGCCTCAGGTGTTCACAGGGCAGCGGACTGGCACGCAGATCACAATAAGCGATTTGCGTCAAAAGCATTGGTCTCGCGGTGACATCCGTCGACTGCAGAGACAGATCACTACTATCGTTTCTCCCTTCGATGAACCCGGCTCTTTCTCAGCAGTCCTAGAAGTACCGGGCCGTGAACTGTGGATAGCCGGTATCCCGGATGTCGGAACGATACTTTCTCGTGCGACGTGGAAATTTTCATTCGAACTCATCGATGGTGAATACAACTGGTTCTATCAATTCCTGCGAATCCCTTTGTTGAGACTAGAGGGGCGTGAACTCGTAGGGACAGGCGAGAAGCTCCTTTTGCCCCCAAGCACGAAACGGGACAAAGTGACGGCAACGGCAGACTTCCAGGAAGGGATCGGGCCCGTCTCTGGCGACTTCTATGTATACGACCGCGATCGTGATTATCTCCGTCTACTCACCGAAAGCAAGTTGGTAACGGATTACCTTGATGAAAATGGCGGCGTTCGCGTGTACCGCGATGGAATCCGCGTTTACAACTATGGCGAACCCACAGATGACTGGCTGGGGTTGGACATGCGTAGGGTGAACACTCCCACTAGAAGCATCAGCCGAAATATCATCATCGGAGCCATAAATCTCCAACTTGATTCGAGTCAAGCACTGGTCGAGAAGACCAACCGCGAAGGATTTGTAGAGGATCAAGCACTTCTACATCTCAAGGACATCGTTCTCGGAGCCCTGATGACCCTTGAAGTCGAACGGCAGAAAGACAAAGAGGCTATTAGGAGCCTCACAGGTAAGGCTTCCGATATTGAGACAGAGAAGATTCGTCAGCCTTTGAACGAGCTACGCCGTGCCATCAGGCGTGAAGGCCTAGAAGGCAAACTCTTCAAGTATGTAGATAAGATCGAGCTCGACTACGAAGACATGCAACGAACCCTGCTGCACGCTGGCATGGCCGGTATCAATCTTGGGGTGGTATTTCATGAAGTAGAACGGGGCGTAAAGACCCTCCATCGCGCCATCCAGATGGGTGAAAACCGACAAACCGTCCAAGAGCAATCGGAAGGTTTGATGGGGCTGCTGGACGGTTTCGCGACCATCCTTCGTAGGGATGACGGCGCAGTTCAGAGTGCAAAAAAGGTTATTGATCGGGCAAGACGCAACAATTCCTTACGCTTCAATCACCACAGAGTTCGCTTTGAAGCACCGATTTTGGAAGGCGGGTTGGGAGACTTCGATGCTCAGATGTCCTTTGGCTTGGTCGTGGGAGCGGTCGGCAATCTCATCGACAACGCGCTCTATTGGGTGCGTGTGAGATGGCCAGACGTGCCAGCGAAAAGTCAGATGACGCCGCGCAAGATATATGCCGGCATCACCAACGAGCTTGAAGAGGGCCCCGCCATCATCATAGCTGACAATGGACCAGGGCTTAAGGACGCTCCAGACCGCGTCGTGTCCCCGTTTTACACTCGCCGACCGGGAGGCATGGGACTAGGACTTTACTACGTGAACATGGTTATGCAGCTGAGTGGAGGATCGCTGCGCTTCTTAGAGCCGGGGGAAATCGACTTGCCTGAAGGATATGACGGAACTATCGCTGCACTGATTTTTGGAGAAAAACGCTAA
- the dcm gene encoding DNA (cytosine-5-)-methyltransferase, with protein sequence MAKQMLIRDVPDELVGWIDGERADKRMSQREVVINAMMIASGKRPDNGTMLIDFPSAKATETYLPPFSFIDLFAGIGGFHSALAKINGECRFSCEWDVHSQRTYKAWHHRTPVGDIKDVKISDIPDHDVLAAGFPCQPFSIAGVSKRQSLGIAHGFDCATQGNLFFQLATIIKAKRPPVLFLENVKNLKSHDKGRTWEVIHNTLDELDYWIFPKVIDAAGWVPQHRERVYIVCFDKRAAFPKKPDFVFPEPPAGPAPKLRDILEPDPDQKYTLTPHLWEYLQRYAEGHRLKGNGFGFGLVDLDGVSRTLSARYYKDGSEILIPQGKNRPPRRLTPRECARLMGFDKEFQDNIVVSDTQAYRQFGNAVCPPVVEAVGREISRVIAEKLMENGCVLKRAGTQSATGARGAGDKPVLRKSN encoded by the coding sequence GTGGCAAAACAGATGTTGATTCGTGATGTTCCCGACGAGTTGGTTGGATGGATAGACGGAGAGCGCGCGGACAAGCGTATGTCACAACGAGAGGTGGTCATCAACGCCATGATGATCGCAAGTGGCAAGCGCCCTGACAACGGAACCATGCTGATCGACTTCCCTTCAGCCAAGGCGACCGAAACGTACCTTCCTCCATTCAGCTTCATCGATCTCTTCGCGGGAATCGGCGGTTTTCACAGCGCCCTCGCCAAGATCAACGGAGAATGTCGATTTTCATGCGAGTGGGATGTACATTCGCAAAGGACGTACAAAGCGTGGCATCACCGGACCCCGGTCGGCGACATCAAGGATGTGAAGATTTCAGACATCCCCGACCACGATGTCCTAGCCGCTGGCTTTCCATGTCAGCCATTCTCCATCGCCGGTGTCTCCAAGCGTCAAAGTCTTGGTATAGCTCACGGTTTCGACTGCGCCACGCAAGGGAATTTGTTTTTCCAGCTTGCAACGATCATCAAAGCGAAGCGGCCACCTGTTCTGTTCCTCGAAAACGTAAAGAACCTCAAATCTCACGACAAGGGGCGAACCTGGGAGGTCATTCACAACACGCTGGATGAGCTCGACTACTGGATTTTCCCGAAGGTGATCGATGCTGCAGGCTGGGTGCCACAGCATCGCGAGAGGGTTTACATCGTCTGTTTTGACAAGCGTGCTGCATTCCCCAAGAAGCCGGACTTTGTGTTCCCAGAGCCTCCGGCTGGCCCGGCACCAAAGCTGCGGGACATTCTTGAGCCCGATCCTGACCAGAAATACACGCTCACGCCGCATCTGTGGGAATACCTGCAACGGTACGCGGAGGGGCACCGTCTCAAGGGCAATGGCTTCGGGTTTGGTCTGGTTGATCTGGATGGGGTATCAAGAACACTTAGCGCCCGGTATTACAAGGACGGTTCGGAGATTCTGATCCCCCAGGGCAAGAACAGACCACCGCGTCGCCTTACCCCTAGAGAGTGCGCGCGGTTGATGGGCTTCGATAAAGAGTTCCAAGACAATATCGTTGTGTCTGATACTCAGGCGTACCGTCAGTTTGGTAATGCAGTCTGTCCGCCGGTAGTCGAGGCCGTCGGGCGAGAGATTTCTCGTGTCATTGCTGAGAAGCTGATGGAGAATGGTTGCGTGTTGAAGAGAGCGGGCACACAGAGTGCCACGGGGGCAAGGGGAGCAGGTGACAAGCCCGTACTGCGAAAGAGCAATTGA
- a CDS encoding PDDEXK family nuclease gives MDLESIVKEIEARARNHEIGRLQSLRKDLKRLTRLPSSSIFTSQTIFAPHYAYHHGGRKELQFNVGFDREGTFRHGVAFSFEPSQTLPYPEEQLLPSVRRFNEYIALNAKLFADMSMWDWQREHRRDSDRPVSPILPDLVQRHVFVFLGKMQPIDAIDVDLIVFDLDRLIPLYLYVEGEGDYADPNNGEKTPFVPGCTVKKRSTSSSLAARTLDVDLRHNALQRSLYTLLEAQHGHGSVATEWKSGAGKIDVAVRRPDGKLWIYEIKTSLSARGCIREGLSQILEYAYWPGAIEPERLFIVGEPEFDREARAYVALLQRQFKLPIEYQQHVLLESE, from the coding sequence ATGGACCTTGAAAGCATCGTCAAGGAGATTGAGGCGCGGGCTCGCAACCATGAGATCGGGCGACTGCAGTCTCTTCGCAAGGATTTGAAACGACTGACGCGTCTGCCATCGTCATCAATCTTCACGTCGCAGACGATTTTCGCACCACACTACGCATATCATCATGGCGGGCGGAAGGAGCTACAGTTCAACGTCGGGTTTGATCGGGAGGGGACGTTCCGCCATGGTGTCGCCTTCTCTTTCGAGCCGAGCCAGACACTTCCGTATCCCGAAGAGCAGCTACTCCCGAGTGTTCGAAGATTCAACGAATACATCGCTCTGAACGCCAAATTATTTGCTGACATGTCAATGTGGGATTGGCAACGAGAGCATAGGAGAGATTCGGATCGCCCGGTGTCTCCGATTCTTCCAGACTTGGTACAGCGTCATGTATTTGTGTTTCTCGGAAAGATGCAGCCGATTGATGCCATCGATGTAGACCTGATCGTGTTCGATCTTGATCGTCTTATTCCGCTTTACCTGTATGTGGAAGGAGAGGGTGACTATGCGGATCCCAATAATGGTGAGAAAACGCCGTTTGTCCCGGGCTGCACAGTCAAGAAGCGCAGTACTTCTTCATCGCTTGCTGCGAGAACGCTCGACGTCGACCTACGGCATAACGCATTGCAGAGGAGCCTCTATACTCTTCTAGAGGCGCAGCATGGACATGGTTCTGTCGCGACTGAGTGGAAGTCTGGAGCAGGCAAGATCGACGTTGCCGTGCGTCGACCGGATGGCAAGTTGTGGATTTACGAAATAAAGACTTCACTCTCGGCGAGAGGCTGCATCCGCGAAGGCCTTTCGCAGATACTTGAATACGCCTACTGGCCTGGAGCCATCGAGCCGGAACGGTTGTTTATCGTAGGTGAGCCAGAGTTCGATAGAGAAGCCCGCGCTTACGTAGCTCTTCTGCAGCGACAGTTCAAGCTGCCGATCGAGTATCAGCAGCATGTTCTTCTTGAGTCAGAGTAG
- a CDS encoding ArdC family protein: MSSNAKIDNVTPIDSKKPTTKQELIAANIKLSIQQLEAGHSEALTNYLTAMSRFHQYSFGNVLEIARQMPTATRVAGFWTWKNLGRSVKAGQKGIRILAPIVGIRRKKDEEAQKDITKQNERTLLGFRNAYVFDVSQTEGADLPDMHQVSGDPGENVERLAEFVKSRGIQLVYNANIAPALGMSYGGRIAILPGQSKAEEFSTLVHETAHELLHKAERRTATTKTVRETEAEAIAFVVGKAVGLETGSASADYIQLYHGNASLLAESLEVIQQTASVILAALEPPMLETTEDAATEPQLVEVAA, from the coding sequence ATGAGCAGCAACGCCAAGATCGACAACGTCACCCCCATCGACAGCAAGAAGCCCACCACCAAACAGGAACTCATTGCCGCCAACATCAAGCTCTCGATTCAGCAGTTAGAGGCCGGACACTCGGAAGCCCTCACCAACTACCTCACCGCCATGAGCCGCTTTCACCAGTACAGCTTTGGGAACGTGCTGGAGATCGCGCGGCAGATGCCGACCGCGACCCGCGTTGCGGGGTTCTGGACGTGGAAGAACCTTGGCCGCAGCGTGAAGGCCGGACAGAAAGGCATCCGCATCCTTGCTCCCATCGTCGGCATTCGCCGCAAAAAGGACGAGGAAGCGCAGAAGGACATCACCAAGCAGAACGAGCGCACCCTACTCGGCTTCCGCAACGCCTACGTCTTCGACGTGTCGCAGACCGAAGGTGCAGACCTGCCCGACATGCACCAGGTCTCCGGCGATCCTGGCGAGAACGTGGAGCGTTTGGCCGAGTTCGTCAAGAGCAGAGGCATTCAGCTTGTCTACAACGCGAACATCGCGCCAGCCCTCGGCATGAGCTACGGCGGACGCATCGCCATCCTGCCCGGACAGTCCAAGGCCGAGGAGTTTTCGACGCTTGTTCATGAGACAGCGCACGAACTCCTGCACAAGGCAGAACGCCGGACAGCCACCACCAAGACCGTGCGCGAGACGGAAGCCGAAGCCATCGCTTTCGTGGTCGGTAAAGCCGTTGGGCTGGAAACCGGCAGCGCATCCGCCGACTACATCCAGCTCTACCACGGCAACGCCTCTCTGTTGGCCGAGAGCTTGGAAGTCATCCAGCAGACCGCCAGCGTCATTCTCGCGGCCTTGGAACCTCCCATGCTGGAGACCACCGAGGACGCAGCCACCGAACCGCAGCTTGTGGAGGTGGCGGCATGA
- a CDS encoding very short patch repair endonuclease, with the protein MAAIKGKNTTPELLVRSALHEMGYRFRLHRKDLPGRPDIVLPKHRVAIFVHGCFWHSHDCRWGAVTPKTRPNFWAEKRGGTVERDKRKDQQLKELGWRVLTIWECETRTSSELTVLLRKALAQTLTQSC; encoded by the coding sequence ATGGCGGCGATTAAGGGCAAGAACACAACGCCCGAACTGCTGGTGCGCTCTGCTCTGCATGAAATGGGGTATCGGTTTCGACTGCATCGGAAAGATCTACCAGGCAGACCTGACATCGTGCTTCCGAAGCACCGGGTCGCCATCTTCGTTCATGGGTGTTTTTGGCACTCGCACGATTGTCGCTGGGGCGCCGTGACACCAAAAACCCGGCCAAACTTCTGGGCAGAAAAGCGAGGCGGCACTGTTGAGCGGGATAAACGCAAGGACCAGCAGCTCAAAGAACTTGGCTGGCGCGTTCTTACAATCTGGGAGTGTGAAACCCGAACCTCAAGCGAACTAACCGTTCTGCTCAGAAAGGCACTGGCGCAAACACTGACGCAGAGCTGTTAA
- a CDS encoding tyrosine-type recombinase/integrase, whose translation MLSPEQIKLFLEKLVDLPKTAVLLGASTGLRVGEILGLKWEDVDFETLELRVTRDVVKQRIERCKTEASRKPVPIGAEVAEILFAWRSRCAYNQPADWVFASPAKKGKQPYWPSSIYRVYLKPVLENDLKITDPVGWHTLRHSLGTLMKANGEDVKTIQETRRHANFKVTMDVYTQAVTEVKRSAHNRVVRQIMGGGTHGEEE comes from the coding sequence GTGCTTTCTCCGGAGCAAATCAAGCTGTTCCTGGAGAAGCTCGTTGATCTTCCGAAGACGGCCGTCCTCCTTGGAGCATCTACCGGCCTTCGGGTCGGTGAGATTCTCGGGCTGAAGTGGGAGGACGTGGATTTCGAGACTCTCGAACTCCGCGTGACCCGCGATGTGGTCAAGCAGCGGATCGAGCGTTGCAAGACCGAAGCGTCGCGGAAGCCGGTTCCTATCGGTGCAGAAGTTGCCGAGATCCTGTTCGCGTGGCGTTCGCGCTGCGCCTACAACCAGCCGGCAGACTGGGTATTCGCCAGTCCTGCCAAGAAGGGGAAACAGCCGTACTGGCCGAGCTCGATCTACCGGGTGTATCTGAAGCCCGTGCTTGAGAACGATCTCAAGATCACGGACCCGGTCGGCTGGCACACGCTACGGCACAGCCTTGGAACCCTGATGAAGGCCAACGGTGAAGATGTGAAGACGATTCAGGAGACTCGTCGCCACGCCAACTTCAAGGTCACCATGGATGTGTACACGCAGGCTGTGACCGAGGTGAAACGCAGTGCCCACAATCGAGTCGTAAGACAGATTATGGGAGGCGGGACGCATGGGGAAGAAGAGTAG